The Corallococcus exiguus genome has a window encoding:
- a CDS encoding sigma-54-dependent transcriptional regulator, producing MSRILVIEDEPIIRTELRRLLTRAGHDVAEAGAVPEAAAEHTLDAFDLVISDLRLPGPPGTDIIALCPGVPVLIMTSFATVKSAVDAMKLGAVDYIAKPFDHDELLLQVERVLREGRLTRQNAALKREVEQTWSPGGMVGNSPAMRDVFERVRKVAPSAATVLVLGESGTGKELVARAVHAQSPRAEGPLIAVNCAAIPEGLLESELFGHEKGAFTGAQAAHAGLVEAAHGGTLFLDEIGELPAPAQARLLRMLQDGEVRRVGATRSRKVDVRILAATHRDLPRRVQEGLFRQDLYFRLRVVEIRLPPLRERGEDVPALAKHLLERASRRMGRPPASLSPDALSAIAQHPWPGNVRELENAIERAVILADGPLLTADLLALEPPGGPGADSSPPALEETDFPLVPVSEDPRSPDSMEEYFRRFVLEHQERMGETELARRLGISRKTLWEKRQRLGIPRTRA from the coding sequence TTGAGCCGCATCCTGGTCATCGAGGACGAACCCATCATCCGCACGGAGCTGCGAAGGCTGCTCACCCGCGCGGGTCACGACGTGGCGGAAGCCGGCGCCGTACCGGAGGCCGCCGCCGAGCACACGCTGGACGCCTTCGACCTGGTCATCTCCGACTTGCGCCTGCCCGGGCCTCCGGGCACGGACATCATCGCGCTGTGTCCGGGCGTGCCGGTGCTCATCATGACCAGCTTCGCCACGGTGAAGTCCGCCGTGGATGCGATGAAGCTGGGCGCGGTGGACTACATCGCGAAGCCCTTCGACCACGACGAGCTGCTGCTCCAGGTGGAGCGCGTGCTGCGCGAGGGCCGCCTCACCCGCCAGAACGCCGCCCTCAAGCGCGAGGTGGAGCAGACCTGGTCCCCCGGAGGCATGGTGGGCAACTCCCCCGCCATGCGCGACGTGTTCGAGCGCGTGCGCAAGGTGGCCCCCTCCGCCGCCACCGTGCTGGTGCTGGGCGAGTCCGGCACCGGCAAGGAGTTGGTGGCCCGCGCCGTCCACGCGCAGAGCCCACGCGCGGAGGGGCCGCTCATCGCGGTCAACTGCGCCGCCATTCCCGAAGGGCTGCTGGAGAGCGAGCTGTTCGGACACGAGAAGGGCGCCTTCACCGGTGCGCAGGCCGCGCACGCGGGACTGGTGGAGGCCGCGCACGGCGGCACGCTCTTCCTGGATGAGATTGGAGAGCTGCCCGCGCCCGCGCAGGCGCGCCTGTTGCGCATGCTCCAGGACGGCGAGGTGCGGCGGGTGGGCGCCACGCGTTCGCGCAAGGTGGACGTGCGCATCCTCGCGGCCACGCACCGCGACCTGCCCCGCCGCGTGCAGGAGGGGCTGTTCCGCCAGGACCTCTACTTCCGCCTGCGCGTCGTCGAAATCCGCCTGCCGCCCCTGCGCGAGCGCGGCGAGGACGTGCCCGCGCTGGCGAAACACCTGCTGGAGCGGGCCAGCCGCCGGATGGGCCGCCCGCCCGCGTCGCTGTCCCCGGACGCGCTTTCGGCCATCGCGCAGCATCCCTGGCCGGGCAACGTGCGCGAATTGGAGAACGCCATCGAACGCGCGGTCATCCTCGCGGACGGGCCGCTCCTCACCGCCGACCTGCTGGCGCTGGAGCCACCGGGCGGGCCGGGAGCGGACAGCAGCCCGCCCGCGCTGGAGGAGACGGACTTCCCGCTCGTTCCGGTCAGCGAGGATCCGCGCTCGCCGGACTCCATGGAGGAGTACTTCCGCCGCTTCGTGCTGGAGCACCAGGAGCGCATGGGCGAAACGGAGCTCGCTCGCAGGCTGGGCATCAGCCGCAAGACGCTCTGGGAGAAGCGTCAGCGGCTGGGCATCCCGCGCACCCGCGCCTGA
- a CDS encoding sensor histidine kinase — protein sequence MRSPLDDSQPPSSASGGDIAYATPHATRDMGAQLRLFIDSVKDYAIVTLDPAGNIMSWNTGAERIKGYRPEEILGEHFSRFYPPEEIARGKPQQDLEAVNREGRIEEEGWRVRKDHSLFWANVVITEMRDPQGQLVGYGQVTRDFTERKLAQEQLLQSEERFRLLVEHIQDYAIYMLDPDGRVSTWNAGAERFKQYKAEEIIGQHFSRFFPPEDVARGKPWYALQVAANEGHFEEEAWRVRKDGSLFWASVVITALRDPSGKLQGFAKVTRDITQRKQTQERRELELLRDAVRARDEFLSVASHELKTPLTPLQLKLTALLRTVENHPSATLPVERIARDLEVARRQVRKLSDLIEDLLDVSRISMGQLRLDRAPMDLTSLAREVVTRYAPQSAQVGCAVTLEAAAPIEGNWDRARMDQVITNLLTNALKYGAGKPVHVWVRMDAGMAVLSVKDEGIGIPLEDQPRVFERFVRAVSERNYGGLGLGLFITQQIIEAHSGVVQVRSSLGEGSTFTVMLPPGPDVIP from the coding sequence ATGAGAAGTCCCCTGGACGACAGCCAGCCCCCCTCGTCCGCCAGCGGTGGCGACATCGCCTACGCGACCCCGCACGCGACTCGAGACATGGGCGCACAGCTGCGCCTGTTCATCGACAGCGTGAAGGACTACGCCATCGTGACGCTGGACCCAGCGGGCAACATCATGAGTTGGAACACCGGCGCCGAACGCATCAAGGGCTACCGGCCCGAGGAGATCCTCGGCGAGCACTTCAGCCGCTTCTACCCGCCCGAGGAGATCGCCCGGGGCAAGCCCCAGCAGGACCTGGAGGCCGTCAACCGCGAGGGCCGCATCGAGGAAGAGGGCTGGCGCGTCCGCAAGGACCACAGCCTCTTCTGGGCCAACGTCGTCATCACCGAGATGCGCGACCCCCAGGGCCAGCTCGTGGGCTACGGCCAGGTGACGCGCGACTTCACCGAGCGCAAGCTCGCCCAGGAGCAGCTGCTGCAGAGCGAGGAGCGCTTCCGCCTGCTCGTCGAGCACATCCAGGACTACGCCATCTACATGCTCGACCCGGATGGCCGCGTCTCCACCTGGAACGCGGGCGCCGAGCGCTTCAAGCAGTACAAGGCCGAGGAGATCATCGGCCAGCACTTCAGCCGCTTCTTTCCCCCGGAGGACGTGGCCCGGGGCAAGCCCTGGTACGCCCTCCAGGTGGCCGCCAACGAAGGGCACTTCGAGGAGGAGGCGTGGCGCGTCCGCAAGGACGGCAGCCTCTTCTGGGCCAGCGTCGTCATCACCGCGCTGCGCGACCCGTCAGGCAAGCTCCAGGGCTTCGCCAAGGTGACGCGCGACATCACCCAGCGTAAGCAGACCCAGGAGCGGCGCGAGCTGGAGCTCTTGCGCGACGCCGTGCGCGCCCGCGATGAGTTCCTCTCCGTCGCCTCGCACGAGCTGAAGACGCCGCTCACCCCGCTCCAGCTCAAGCTCACGGCCCTGCTGCGCACCGTGGAGAACCACCCTTCCGCCACCCTGCCCGTGGAGCGCATCGCCCGCGACCTGGAGGTGGCCCGCCGCCAGGTGCGCAAGCTGTCGGACCTCATCGAGGACCTGCTGGACGTGTCTCGCATCAGCATGGGCCAGCTGCGGTTGGACCGGGCCCCCATGGACCTGACCTCGCTCGCGCGGGAGGTGGTGACCCGCTACGCGCCCCAGTCCGCGCAGGTCGGCTGCGCCGTCACGCTGGAGGCCGCCGCGCCCATCGAGGGGAACTGGGACCGGGCCCGGATGGATCAGGTCATCACCAACCTGCTCACCAACGCGCTCAAGTACGGCGCGGGCAAGCCCGTCCACGTCTGGGTCCGCATGGACGCCGGGATGGCCGTGCTGAGCGTGAAGGACGAAGGCATCGGCATCCCGCTCGAGGACCAGCCGCGCGTCTTCGAGCGCTTCGTGCGCGCCGTCTCCGAGCGCAACTACGGCGGCCTGGGGCTGGGCCTCTTCATCACGCAGCAGATCATCGAAGCCCACAGCGGCGTCGTCCAGGTGCGCAGCTCCCTTGGCGAGGGCTCGACCTTCACCGTGATGCTGCCCCCGGGCCCGGACGTCATCCCGTAG
- a CDS encoding dihydrofolate reductase family protein, which produces MRKLTYYVATSLDGFIASPTGAYDFFSTEQEYFDAIAAEYPETLPAAYRAFKGITGPGKHFDTVLEGRNTYQVGLDAGVTNAYPHLEHHVFSRTLTKSPDPAVNLSSTPLATVRELKTRDGLGIWLCGGGALAAELLPEIDAFIIKVNPVIVGQDIRLVEAGFAPHRLKLTGTRSLDCGVVFLSYDHLKP; this is translated from the coding sequence ATGCGGAAACTGACCTATTACGTCGCCACCTCGCTCGATGGCTTCATCGCCTCGCCCACCGGCGCGTACGACTTCTTCAGCACGGAGCAGGAGTACTTCGACGCCATCGCCGCCGAATACCCGGAGACGCTCCCTGCCGCCTATCGCGCCTTCAAGGGCATCACCGGTCCGGGCAAGCACTTCGACACCGTGCTGGAGGGCCGCAACACCTACCAGGTCGGCCTGGACGCGGGCGTCACCAACGCGTACCCGCACCTGGAACACCACGTCTTCTCCCGCACCCTCACGAAGAGCCCCGACCCCGCCGTCAACCTCTCCAGCACACCGCTCGCCACCGTGCGCGAGCTGAAGACCCGCGACGGCCTGGGCATCTGGCTGTGCGGCGGCGGCGCGCTCGCGGCCGAGCTGCTTCCCGAAATCGATGCGTTCATCATCAAGGTCAACCCCGTCATCGTCGGCCAGGACATCCGCCTGGTCGAAGCGGGCTTCGCGCCCCACCGATTGAAGCTCACGGGCACTCGCTCGCTCGACTGCGGCGTCGTCTTCCTGAGCTACGACCACCTCAAGCCCTAG
- a CDS encoding porin family protein: protein MRPVPHPLSRFLVLTALLTALPAAAGKIQITEDAVLNVDVLLHPQMQLVKDGAPTGGVGTDFFLRRVRLLVFGSITKKLSFFIDTDQPNFGKNGDYSPAFYIQDATVAYEFADKTWVEAGFILAPLSHHALQGAIALQTVDYHSDLIRYPPGVGKVWRDMGVQVRGFAGPWTYRAAILNGVEGAKLENGQTVNADDLPRVVGTARYNVWGQEYDQFLRGIYFTDQPMLSFGVGGDYQYNAIATASGIHSAVAMAADVFLDIPIGDNQEFVFQSNVFSWQQGFDNVRSGTGFFVELGYRIGIVEPVFSSEYFNGRVPSTDLLTFKPGLNLWFQKHTFNLKTEVAVSRVGDIAHTTTGITGTAQLQLFY from the coding sequence ATGCGCCCCGTCCCCCACCCCCTGTCGCGGTTTCTGGTGCTCACGGCCCTGCTGACCGCGCTGCCGGCGGCGGCGGGCAAGATTCAAATCACCGAGGACGCGGTCCTGAACGTGGACGTGCTGCTGCATCCGCAGATGCAGCTCGTCAAGGACGGCGCGCCTACGGGTGGCGTGGGGACGGACTTCTTCCTGCGCCGCGTGCGGCTGCTCGTCTTCGGATCCATCACGAAGAAGCTGTCGTTCTTCATCGACACGGACCAGCCGAACTTCGGCAAGAACGGCGACTACAGCCCCGCCTTCTACATCCAGGACGCCACGGTCGCGTACGAGTTCGCCGACAAGACGTGGGTGGAGGCGGGCTTCATCCTCGCGCCGCTGTCGCACCACGCGTTGCAGGGCGCCATCGCGCTCCAGACGGTGGACTACCACTCCGACCTCATCCGCTACCCGCCAGGCGTGGGCAAGGTGTGGCGCGACATGGGCGTGCAGGTGCGCGGCTTCGCGGGCCCCTGGACGTACCGCGCCGCCATCCTCAACGGCGTGGAGGGCGCGAAGCTGGAGAATGGCCAGACGGTCAACGCGGACGACCTGCCGCGCGTCGTGGGCACCGCGCGCTACAACGTCTGGGGCCAAGAGTACGACCAGTTCCTGCGCGGCATCTACTTCACGGACCAGCCCATGCTGTCGTTCGGCGTGGGCGGGGACTACCAGTACAACGCCATCGCCACCGCCTCCGGCATCCACTCCGCGGTGGCCATGGCGGCGGACGTGTTCCTGGACATCCCCATCGGCGACAACCAGGAGTTCGTCTTCCAGAGCAACGTCTTCTCCTGGCAGCAGGGCTTCGACAACGTGCGCAGCGGCACCGGCTTCTTCGTGGAGCTGGGATACCGCATCGGCATCGTCGAGCCCGTCTTCAGCAGCGAGTACTTCAACGGGCGCGTGCCGTCGACGGACCTGCTCACGTTCAAGCCCGGCCTCAACCTCTGGTTCCAGAAGCACACCTTCAACCTGAAGACGGAGGTGGCCGTGTCACGCGTGGGAGACATCGCCCACACGACCACGGGCATCACCGGCACCGCCCAGCTCCAGCTCTTCTACTGA
- a CDS encoding ATP-binding protein, with product MTLGLGPLVIASVAYLGVLFLVAYAAEKGRISQRITQHPLTYALALGVYATSWSYFGSVGYAARHGFRYLGIYLGLTLACLLAPVLWRPLLRLTRELQLTSLADLLAFRYPGQVTGTAVTLFALAGSMPYLALQIRAVVESARLLSPAASPALVGPGFCGVLIVFALLFGARHPAPRERHEGLMLAIAFESGVKLLALLIVAGWCVVSVFGGVGGLNDWLTRHPEAVEALQRPARDASWAPLLVLSTIAAFLTPRQYHVAFTEAPERDGLATVAWAYPLLMLLINVAVPVLLWSGEALGLPWPADFHVLSVPITKGAPLLALIAFLGGVSAASAMVIVTTLALAPMCLTHLVLPLSTTRGRDDLYGWLLWARRVLIAAVILAGYGFYRLLNARATGLVDLGLVSFVATAQFAPGVLGLLMWPKATRAGLLAGLLAGGTTWALTLLAPLWEPPSLVAWTNQISVTLGFSADEPWGFATFTSLALNSLCFVAVSLVTRQSVEEKEAARVCAREAPGLAEGSVVASSPDEFRRQLEPVLGAQVAAAEVDRAREALQLSPDERRPAELRRLRDGVERNLSGLIGPVLARLAVGEALRLDPGARTALADQLRFVEERLRDARDMRGPLRELEVVRRYLYRILEDLPLGVCAMGPDGEVVIWNAALEALSGVPMDSARGQPLARLPEPWGPLFAELARAPCGDDEVRVMVKGKQRSLRLHRSRLAPSDDTSGGETGITFLVEDWTERKAVDERLAHQDRLASLGRVAAGVAHEIGNPLTAIASISQNLKYELEDPEAVRERVGLILQQCRRIDTIVRALVGFGHSGTVGGESRPFTRVAVGPLLAEAAQLARLSRKARDVACTHQSPDGLDVRGDAQRLEQVLVNLLTNAIDASPAGSRVDLLAEASGDQVRIQVEDRGHGVAPELSQRIFEPFFTTKQPGEGTGLGLTLVEGIVREHGGTLRIEARQDGGTRVTLSLPRADVLKQEASA from the coding sequence ATGACGCTGGGGCTGGGCCCGCTCGTCATCGCCTCCGTGGCCTACCTGGGCGTGCTGTTCCTGGTGGCCTACGCGGCGGAGAAGGGCCGCATCTCCCAGCGCATCACCCAGCACCCGCTGACGTACGCGCTGGCCCTGGGCGTGTACGCCACGTCCTGGTCCTACTTCGGCAGCGTGGGCTACGCCGCCCGCCATGGCTTCCGCTACCTGGGCATCTACCTGGGCCTCACGCTCGCGTGCCTGCTCGCCCCCGTGTTGTGGCGTCCGCTGCTGCGGCTGACGCGCGAGTTGCAGCTCACCTCGCTCGCGGACCTGCTCGCCTTCCGCTACCCCGGCCAGGTGACGGGCACGGCGGTGACGTTGTTCGCGCTGGCCGGCAGCATGCCCTACCTGGCGCTCCAGATTCGCGCCGTCGTGGAGTCCGCGCGCCTCTTGAGCCCCGCCGCTTCCCCCGCGCTGGTGGGCCCCGGCTTCTGCGGCGTGCTCATCGTCTTCGCGCTCCTCTTCGGCGCCCGCCACCCCGCCCCGCGCGAGCGGCATGAAGGCCTGATGCTGGCCATCGCCTTCGAGTCGGGCGTGAAGCTGCTGGCGCTGCTCATCGTCGCGGGCTGGTGCGTGGTGTCCGTCTTCGGCGGAGTGGGCGGGCTCAACGACTGGCTCACCCGCCATCCGGAGGCGGTGGAAGCCCTCCAGCGGCCCGCGCGCGACGCGTCCTGGGCGCCGCTGCTGGTGCTCTCCACCATCGCCGCGTTCCTCACGCCCCGGCAGTACCACGTGGCCTTCACGGAAGCGCCCGAGCGCGACGGCCTGGCCACCGTCGCGTGGGCCTACCCGCTCTTGATGCTGCTCATCAACGTGGCGGTGCCCGTGCTGCTGTGGTCCGGGGAGGCGCTGGGCCTGCCCTGGCCCGCGGACTTCCACGTCCTCTCCGTGCCCATCACGAAGGGCGCCCCGCTGCTGGCGCTCATCGCCTTCCTGGGCGGCGTGTCCGCGGCGAGCGCCATGGTCATCGTCACCACGCTCGCGCTCGCCCCCATGTGCCTGACGCACCTGGTGCTGCCGCTGAGCACCACGCGCGGACGTGACGACCTCTACGGGTGGTTGTTGTGGGCCCGGCGCGTGCTCATCGCCGCCGTCATCCTGGCGGGGTACGGCTTCTACCGGCTGCTGAACGCGCGGGCGACGGGGCTGGTGGACCTGGGGCTCGTGTCCTTCGTGGCCACCGCGCAGTTCGCGCCGGGCGTGCTGGGGCTCCTGATGTGGCCCAAGGCCACGCGCGCGGGGCTGCTCGCGGGGCTCCTGGCGGGTGGGACGACGTGGGCCCTCACGCTCCTGGCCCCGCTGTGGGAGCCGCCGTCACTGGTGGCATGGACCAACCAGATCTCCGTGACCCTGGGCTTCAGCGCGGACGAACCCTGGGGCTTCGCCACCTTCACCTCGCTGGCCCTCAACTCCCTGTGCTTCGTGGCGGTGTCGCTCGTCACGCGCCAGTCGGTGGAGGAGAAGGAGGCCGCGCGGGTGTGCGCGCGCGAGGCGCCGGGGCTCGCGGAGGGCAGCGTGGTGGCCAGCTCCCCGGACGAGTTCCGCCGGCAGCTGGAGCCCGTGCTGGGCGCGCAGGTGGCCGCGGCGGAGGTGGACCGCGCGCGCGAGGCGCTGCAGCTGTCCCCCGACGAGCGCCGGCCCGCGGAGCTGCGCCGCCTGCGCGACGGCGTGGAGCGCAACCTCTCCGGCCTCATCGGTCCGGTGCTGGCACGGCTCGCGGTGGGCGAAGCGCTGCGGCTGGACCCCGGCGCACGCACGGCCCTGGCGGATCAACTGCGCTTCGTGGAGGAGCGGCTGCGCGACGCACGCGACATGCGCGGCCCGTTGCGCGAGCTGGAGGTCGTGCGCCGCTACCTCTACCGCATCCTGGAGGACCTGCCCCTGGGCGTATGCGCCATGGGCCCTGACGGCGAGGTCGTCATCTGGAACGCCGCGCTGGAGGCGCTGTCGGGCGTGCCCATGGACTCCGCGCGCGGCCAGCCGCTCGCGCGCCTGCCGGAGCCCTGGGGCCCCCTGTTCGCGGAGCTCGCGCGGGCGCCCTGCGGCGACGACGAGGTGCGCGTGATGGTGAAAGGCAAGCAGCGCTCGCTGCGCCTGCACCGCTCGCGGCTGGCACCATCGGACGACACCAGCGGTGGGGAGACCGGCATCACGTTCCTGGTGGAGGACTGGACGGAGCGCAAGGCGGTGGACGAGCGGCTCGCGCACCAGGACCGGCTCGCGTCGCTGGGCCGGGTGGCCGCGGGCGTGGCGCATGAGATTGGCAACCCGCTCACCGCCATCGCCAGCATCAGCCAGAACCTCAAATATGAATTGGAGGATCCGGAGGCCGTGCGCGAGCGCGTGGGGCTCATCCTCCAGCAGTGCCGCCGCATCGACACCATCGTCCGGGCGCTGGTGGGCTTCGGCCACTCGGGCACGGTCGGCGGCGAGTCCCGGCCCTTCACGCGCGTGGCGGTGGGCCCACTGCTCGCGGAGGCCGCGCAGCTGGCCCGGCTGTCGCGCAAGGCGCGCGACGTGGCGTGCACGCACCAGAGTCCGGACGGCCTGGACGTGCGCGGCGACGCGCAGCGGTTGGAGCAGGTGCTGGTGAACCTCTTGACCAACGCCATCGACGCGTCGCCCGCGGGCTCGCGCGTGGACCTGTTGGCGGAAGCTTCGGGAGACCAGGTGCGCATCCAGGTGGAGGACCGGGGGCACGGCGTCGCCCCGGAGCTGTCGCAACGCATCTTCGAGCCGTTCTTCACCACCAAGCAGCCCGGCGAAGGCACCGGCCTGGGCCTCACGCTGGTGGAGGGCATCGTGCGCGAGCACGGCGGCACGCTGCGCATCGAGGCCCGCCAGGACGGCGGCACCCGCGTGACGCTGAGCCTGCCCCGCGCTGACGTGCTGAAGCAGGAGGCCTCCGCTTGA
- a CDS encoding GspE/PulE family protein produces MAPPDVPPFSELPQFTLDRASLRLLPESFCRRLGVAVMGKVDAAHDTEAVTVAMLDPEDESVRCRIADFLRRPVRPVRLNRYEIDSALEAGFGAGEHASVDVVLKAGTELSQRPTAVELVNHVLAVAVTQNASDIHLESYTDDVDLRYRVDGILHQTYTDISPDSLPEVVSRIKVMAGLDIAEKRRPQDGRLRALYEGAAGRKFVDFRVSVVPSPAGEDVVIRLLDATVGLVPVEKLGMTPELQATVLRLLGNPEGLVLVTGPTGSGKTTTLYAALARLNDGRKKIITAEDPIEYVVPKVNQKQVSPQMPHLTLLRALLRQDPNVMLVGEIRDLETGSTALMAASTGHVVLGTLHTADAIGAVSRLRGLKLEDGDIAEALLAVLAQRLVRRICPECSAPTTPTADQLTLLGPLLDGVQPRAGQGCEACRHTGFKGRVGLFELLVVDPELQLLIATGAPGVQLRRHARARGFRTLVEDAVAKVASGVTTLHELTRVVPYRYILTAREERQATG; encoded by the coding sequence ATGGCTCCCCCGGACGTGCCCCCGTTCTCCGAACTGCCCCAGTTCACGCTGGACCGTGCCTCGCTGCGCCTGCTCCCCGAGTCCTTCTGCCGCCGCCTGGGCGTCGCGGTGATGGGCAAGGTGGACGCGGCCCACGACACGGAAGCCGTGACGGTGGCGATGCTGGACCCGGAGGATGAGTCCGTGCGCTGCCGCATCGCGGACTTCCTGCGCCGGCCGGTGCGCCCGGTGCGGCTCAACCGCTACGAAATCGATTCCGCATTGGAGGCGGGCTTCGGCGCGGGCGAACACGCGTCGGTGGACGTGGTGCTGAAGGCCGGCACGGAGCTGTCCCAGCGGCCCACGGCAGTGGAGTTGGTGAACCACGTGCTCGCGGTGGCGGTGACGCAGAACGCGTCCGACATCCACCTGGAGAGCTACACGGACGACGTGGACCTGCGCTATCGCGTCGACGGCATCCTCCACCAGACGTACACGGACATCTCCCCGGACTCGCTGCCGGAGGTGGTGAGCCGCATCAAGGTGATGGCGGGGCTGGACATCGCGGAGAAGCGGCGGCCCCAGGATGGCCGCCTGCGGGCGCTCTACGAAGGCGCGGCGGGGCGGAAGTTCGTGGACTTCCGCGTGAGCGTGGTGCCCTCACCCGCGGGCGAGGACGTGGTCATCCGCCTGCTCGACGCCACGGTGGGCCTGGTGCCGGTGGAGAAGTTGGGGATGACGCCGGAGCTGCAGGCCACGGTGCTGCGGCTGCTCGGCAACCCGGAGGGGCTGGTGCTGGTGACGGGCCCCACGGGCAGCGGGAAGACGACGACGTTGTACGCGGCGCTGGCGCGGCTCAACGACGGACGCAAGAAGATCATCACCGCGGAGGACCCGATTGAATACGTGGTCCCCAAGGTGAACCAGAAGCAGGTGTCGCCGCAGATGCCGCACCTGACGCTCTTGCGCGCGCTCCTGCGGCAGGACCCCAACGTGATGCTGGTGGGCGAGATTCGAGACCTGGAGACGGGCAGCACCGCGTTGATGGCGGCGTCCACGGGGCACGTGGTGCTGGGCACGCTGCACACGGCGGATGCCATTGGCGCGGTGAGCCGGCTGCGCGGGTTGAAGCTGGAGGACGGCGACATCGCGGAGGCGCTGCTCGCGGTGCTGGCGCAACGGCTGGTGCGGCGCATCTGTCCGGAGTGCTCCGCACCCACCACGCCGACGGCGGATCAGCTGACGCTGCTGGGGCCGCTCCTGGATGGCGTGCAGCCCCGGGCGGGGCAGGGTTGCGAGGCGTGCCGCCACACCGGCTTCAAGGGGCGCGTGGGCCTCTTCGAGCTGCTGGTGGTGGACCCGGAGCTGCAACTGCTCATCGCCACCGGTGCGCCGGGCGTCCAGCTGCGCCGGCACGCCCGGGCGCGGGGCTTCCGCACGCTGGTGGAGGACGCGGTGGCGAAGGTGGCGTCCGGGGTCACCACGCTGCATGAGCTGACGCGCGTGGTGCCCTACCGCTACATCCTCACGGCCCGGGAGGAGCGTCAGGCTACGGGATGA
- a CDS encoding AHH domain-containing protein, translated as MKLWAMAVLLWLTAGCATTRVVNLDTGRGRPIAYTPVETKPVRIDEDAFRDAVTQLVLELKLDVAIREDGRRSLLASAGGIVAGAQGRHVLRLSDDFPLDPMERRSMALSFALDTVWEGVADAVEDLMNPAALRTLVTAMIGTAMVMLVAPEPVSKLVAVVLTASLIAYLGTGPVWNMGQAFLRLMDESRDARDEAALKEAGHRFGRVLGDNGARVLVIVAMTALGGRNAMAAQGPRMPGFPQAALRAEVEGGFQLSRALAGEVQSISVSSAGVLNVTLAPTAVAAVAMGPGGGGIQGDPEGDVHHICTDKNEVSEQSGGPWTPLFEPFFEQAGMSLNDSANLVRINGHRGPHPAEYHREVRIRINQAMLSCRGVAQCRAALVDILTAIAKDLTTAGTRLRKLVTRNPDA; from the coding sequence ATGAAGCTCTGGGCAATGGCTGTGCTGCTGTGGCTCACGGCAGGCTGCGCGACGACGCGCGTGGTGAACCTCGACACGGGGCGGGGCAGGCCCATCGCCTATACGCCGGTGGAAACGAAGCCGGTGCGCATTGACGAGGATGCGTTCAGGGACGCGGTCACGCAGCTCGTGCTCGAGCTGAAGCTGGATGTCGCGATCCGGGAGGATGGCCGGCGCTCCCTGCTCGCGTCGGCGGGAGGCATCGTCGCGGGCGCTCAAGGTCGGCACGTGCTCCGCTTGAGCGATGACTTTCCCCTGGACCCGATGGAGCGGAGGAGCATGGCGCTCTCCTTCGCGCTCGATACGGTTTGGGAAGGGGTGGCGGACGCGGTGGAGGACCTGATGAATCCCGCCGCGCTGCGGACCCTGGTCACGGCGATGATTGGCACCGCGATGGTGATGCTGGTCGCACCCGAGCCCGTGTCCAAGTTGGTCGCGGTGGTGCTGACGGCTTCGCTCATCGCGTATCTGGGCACAGGACCTGTGTGGAACATGGGGCAGGCCTTCTTGCGGCTCATGGACGAGTCGCGGGACGCCCGGGACGAGGCTGCTCTGAAGGAGGCGGGGCATCGCTTCGGGCGCGTGCTTGGGGACAACGGGGCCCGGGTGTTGGTCATCGTCGCGATGACGGCGCTCGGTGGCAGGAACGCGATGGCCGCGCAAGGGCCTCGCATGCCGGGCTTCCCGCAGGCGGCGCTGAGGGCGGAAGTGGAGGGTGGGTTCCAGCTGTCGCGGGCGCTGGCCGGTGAGGTGCAGTCCATCTCCGTGTCGTCAGCGGGAGTGCTCAACGTCACGTTGGCGCCCACGGCCGTGGCGGCCGTTGCCATGGGGCCCGGGGGCGGAGGGATTCAGGGGGATCCCGAGGGAGACGTTCATCACATCTGTACGGACAAGAACGAAGTGTCGGAGCAGTCAGGCGGCCCTTGGACGCCCCTCTTCGAACCGTTCTTCGAACAGGCGGGAATGAGCCTCAATGACTCCGCGAACCTGGTGCGGATCAACGGGCACCGAGGGCCGCATCCTGCGGAGTACCATCGAGAAGTGCGCATTCGAATCAACCAGGCCATGCTGAGCTGCCGGGGCGTCGCGCAGTGCCGAGCCGCGTTGGTGGACATCCTGACGGCCATCGCGAAAGATCTGACGACTGCGGGCACTCGCCTACGCAAGCTCGTCACCAGGAATCCCGATGCCTGA